In Melanotaenia boesemani isolate fMelBoe1 chromosome 16, fMelBoe1.pri, whole genome shotgun sequence, the following proteins share a genomic window:
- the vstm4a gene encoding V-set and transmembrane domain-containing protein 4a — MVVKGSVVLVLTKALVTEVCQALNVTVTPGPVVIVTERDNLTLSCLVSQRKRINSVLILRWFFSPLTAPTLALPSSVPPTSPPGPSPFLIVKMGIKRMKLYGNYTHHFPKPKFRLHDEDGGEVYRLLIFSVTETDQGFYSCRVQEIRRFRNTWRASSNGTSTTQLTVHFTPEDGSSEGLWILFADVYLCAVLICSLGLLSMFLFTLVLTCQYFYRRHRLKASYLLVKCPESSSGETVTSSSSCSSSSPRAQRKDRGQKIDKVSATAPKLLEEALLHTAPKVPTAAKRPQKPRRLKPRSAAPRVSHEDSLTYAELELVRPRQEPPASCSPDPTPSSPDTVYAQILFQEKQL; from the exons ATGGTGGTTAAGGGCTCTG TGGTCCTTGTCCTGACTAAGGCTCTGGTCACAG AGGTATGTCAAGCCTTAAATGTGACAGTCACCCCTGGGCCAGTTGTCATAGTAACAGAGAGAGACAACCTGACACTGTCCTGTCTGGTGTCCCAAAGGAAGAGGATCAACAGTGTTCTCATTCTTCGTTGGTTCTTCTCTCCTCTTACGGCACCAACTCTTGCTCTTCCCTCCTCTGTTCCACCCACCTCTCCTCCTGGTCCGTCTCCCTTTCTGATTGTGAAGATGGGCATAAAGAGAATGAAGCTGTATGGAAACTACACCCATCATTTTCCTAAGCCAAAGTTTCGTCTACATGATGAAGATGGGGGAGAGGTGTACAGGTTGCTGATCTTCAGTGTGACAGAGACAGATCAGGGCTTTTACAGCTGTAGAGTCCAAGAGATCAGAAGGTTCAGAAACACATGGAGAGCCTCCTCTAACGGCACTAGCACCACACAGCTGACAG TGCACTTTACCCCTGAGGATGGTAGCAGTGAAGGACTGTGGATTTTATTTGCAG ACGTGTATCTGTGTGCTGTGCTGATCTGCTCACTGGGCCTATTGTCCATGTTCCTCTTCACCCTTGTCCTAACATGTCAGTACTTTTACAGAAGACATAGGCTTAAAG CCAGTTACCTTCTAGTAAAGTGCCCAGAAAGCAG CTCAGGAGAAACTGTTACCAGCTCCAGCAGTTGTTCCAGTTCCTCCCCAAGAGCACAAAGAAAAGACAGGGGACAAAAAATTGACAAAGTCTCAGCGACAGCACCTAAACTACTTGAAGAGGCACTGCTTCACACAGCACCCAAAG TGCCTACAGCTGCAAAGAGACCTCAGAAGCCCAGAAGGCTGAAGCCAAGATCTGCTGCT CCTCGAGTCTCACATGAAGACAGCCTGACGTATGCAGAGCTGGAGCTTGTCAGACCGAGGCAAGAGCCGCCAGCCTCCTGCAGCCCTGACCCCACACCCTCCAGTCCAGACACCGTGTATGCTCAGATCCTCTTCCAGGAGAAACAGCTGTAG